The Arachis hypogaea cultivar Tifrunner chromosome 14, arahy.Tifrunner.gnm2.J5K5, whole genome shotgun sequence DNA window CTAATTCTTCTCTGGTTGACAGTGGAGATGCAATTGATTGTGCTGCAGGTTTCCTTTTCTCAAGGAAAGCATCAAAAGCTTTGGCTGAATCTGGCTTCTGGAGGAGAACTGTTTTTGTTGCCTTCATTATTTCGTCCACTGATCTTCCAGTACCAATGTATTCGGAAATAACCTCCCATCTCCTTGAAGTTCCTTTGGGATATTTCTGCATTCCTTTCCTCAATAGATCAATCTCTTCTTTACTCCAAGGTTTCTCCTTCTTCTCAATGTTGCTTAAAGAAACACTGCCATTAACCTTCACGGCACCATTTTGTTGGAtacttctctcttctttcttatcaGTCTCGTCTTTCTTGCAACTCAGTGCATCTCTTAGGACTTCTGCCTGGTCCACTACCTGCTTTCCCTCCATTTTCTCACACAAACCCCTTAGCTTCTCAATATCAAATGACATGCAAAGCTTCTCAACATCGTCGTCAGAAATACCAAGTAACTGTTGTGACAATATAGGTCCAGAGAGATTCCGCAGCCGTGTTCTCTCCTTCCGCAagagctttttctctttctccttcaccTTCTTCTGCTGTGAAGCAACTTCTGCAGCTcgtttctcttcctcctcctttcgCCGCTTCTCCTCTTCTGCAATCCTGGCTGCTTCTTCTTCCTGCATCCTCTTTGCCATGATTTTAGCCTCTTTTTTCCTTTGCTTCTCAGCtttctcctcttcttttcttctcaatATTCTTGGGTCTCTCTTATAAGCATTATCAACAAGGGAACGTATCCGAGCATACTCTTCCTTCCTAGCTTTCTCTGAAAGTTTTGCATTCTGCCTTTCCATCCATCTCTTATGGTCACGAGATTCAGCTTGCTCAAGATCAAACTCATCAGCATGGGGAAACTCCCTCCAACTTTTAAAGGAGTACCAAAAATTGTAGAAATCATCAACTTCTTTTAGTGGAGTATTATCATCGCCTAGTGATGGAATTGGTTGACTGACTGACCACCGACCATTCCTCATAAATGCAGGACCAAACACTTTGAAGAAGTCCTGCGGAGCACAATCAGTTGGAATCTCATCATCAAACTCATCTGTCGAATCATAAATTCTTCTTTTCACGGGATCAATCAAGACCTCATACGCCTCCTGGATGGCCTTAAAGTGGCTTTCTATTTCATCTTTCTTTGCCTGCTTCGCGGTTTCGGTTTCCTCAGCAAGAAGCAGAGCAGCCTGTTTGTCGGGATGAAACCTCAAGGCAGTTTCGCGGTAGCTCTTACGAATTTGATCCTCCGAGGCAAGATATCTTAGATGACTCAGGCCCAACAATGCATAGTGATCTTGCTGCTTGTCTCCAGCTTTCTTTTTGCTCTTGCTGCTGTAGGAATCGGACGGGAGAGATGTCGGTTCCTTATCGTCAACAACCTTTTTAGAATCAGGATCTTCGTTACTCTCCCTAACACCGAGAAGTTTGAGTGCGGCAGAATGGAAGGCATGGCCAGCTGGTTCATATTTCACAGCCTTGATAGGAAGACAGTTTGAAGAAACAAAAATAGGCTGCCCATCTACAATCTCTTCTGAGTAAGCAATAAGACGATATTCCGAATGCACAGCCATTTCGG harbors:
- the LOC112741039 gene encoding uncharacterized protein, coding for MAVHSEYRLIAYSEEIVDGQPIFVSSNCLPIKAVKYEPAGHAFHSAALKLLGVRESNEDPDSKKVVDDKEPTSLPSDSYSSKSKKKAGDKQQDHYALLGLSHLRYLASEDQIRKSYRETALRFHPDKQAALLLAEETETAKQAKKDEIESHFKAIQEAYEVLIDPVKRRIYDSTDEFDDEIPTDCAPQDFFKVFGPAFMRNGRWSVSQPIPSLGDDNTPLKEVDDFYNFWYSFKSWREFPHADEFDLEQAESRDHKRWMERQNAKLSEKARKEEYARIRSLVDNAYKRDPRILRRKEEEKAEKQRKKEAKIMAKRMQEEEAARIAEEEKRRKEEEEKRAAEVASQQKKVKEKEKKLLRKERTRLRNLSGPILSQQLLGISDDDVEKLCMSFDIEKLRGLCEKMEGKQVVDQAEVLRDALSCKKDETDKKEERSIQQNGAVKVNGSVSLSNIEKKEKPWSKEEIDLLRKGMQKYPKGTSRRWEVISEYIGTGRSVDEIMKATKTVLLQKPDSAKAFDAFLEKRKPAAQSIASPLSTREELEGVSIPAKPENSAAATTNNSEDSNSNQTSGSAPSPAAANGVSSSSEQDVWSAVQERALVQALKAFPKETNQRWERVATAVPGKTVNQCKKKFALMKESFRSKKSAV